In the Malaya genurostris strain Urasoe2022 chromosome 1, Malgen_1.1, whole genome shotgun sequence genome, one interval contains:
- the LOC131437919 gene encoding double-strand-break repair protein rad21 homolog A isoform X2, which produces MFYAHIVLAKKGPLARIWLAAHWDKKITKAHVFETNIEQSVDGIMQPKVKLALRTSGHLLLGVVRIYARKAKYLLADCNEAFVKIKMAFRPGMVDLPEEHREAAVNAITLPEVFHDFDTPLPELNDVDIEAHFSINQSRADEITMREDYGTLPMNIHDDGFGDMGFDDTPDIVRERIEEPMEDDLFTDPVAPPPDLEQEKEPLPGTSRSLLESFDPHHPHGVDNDGFGDEGFGAEPAAGLFEGDIFEDARLAPEPELPDAPAQVQRGEENDSDDDDDDHFDAGGAPSPAASSDGSRPPSPIMTQQLLDELEKPGTSQIQGPTKAPIYHDAAALEAPATPASDPHHDEGDRRMDTAPERSGEIGAMDEEGDHAEQTTLLQNEEESFALAPVDASALKGVTKSKRKRKLIVDEVKNISGEEMKSQLANTSDIVTTLDLAPPTKRLMYWKETGGVEKLFALPSRDIPARCLFKNYQRHLTSRSIGIEDFTVLGPLDVLGVEQQQPERPESPVAQRRGRKRKQLELLPPETPATPMMPMTPATPAHLDQTSVDQMREAIDMPPPTPISMELRDQEICPDISQNYPMDGSMMPPPATPGLSHLGSPNLGMHTPQMMPPTPGMPTIPMTPGGLDHGGLSLAGLPHGGLTPSDLHHGGMTPVGLQHGGMTPVGLQHGGMTPAGLQHGEMTPGVLQHGGMTPAGLQHGGMTPAGLQHGDSGHVMPDLPGAMTPHGLDHGGMTPHHASLESIDQIPNLPADQVSSILNEPGMENFSNMGYEAHSHSPARGVLADDVHNEWNQDYEFPNSVGAQQASEEQQIDETIEQFEERVLNKRAAQLFLSVRTRLLKSDNMVLSDMTHRNNKKQAAQKFYSLLVLKKFKALEISQPKPYDDILISRGPMFDNPKL; this is translated from the exons ATGTTTTACGCTCACATTGTGCTGGCCAAGAAGGGCCCTCTGGCCCGGATCTGGTTGGCTGCCCATTGGGACAAAAAAATTACCAAGGCTCATGTGTTCGAGACTAACATCGAACAGTCGGTGGATGGTATCATGCAGCCAAAGGTGAAATTGGCTCTGCGAACATCTGGCCATTTATTGCTCGGTGTTGTCCGGATATACGCCCGAAAGGCCAAATATCTGCTAGCCGATTGTAATGAAGCTTTCGTCAAGATTAAG ATGGCTTTCCGACCTGGAATGGTTGATCTGCCGGAAGAGCATCGGGAGGCGGCTGTCAATGCCATTACGTTGCCGGAAGTTTTTCATGACTTTGATACGCCGCTTCCCGAGTTGAATGACGTTGACATCGAGGCTCACTTTTCCATCAACCAATCCCGTGCCGATGAAATCACGATGCGCGAAGACTACGGCACCTTACCGATGAACATTCACGACGATGGCTTCGGCGATATGGGATTCGACGACACACCGGATATTGTCCGTGAACGAATTGAGGAGCCGATGGAG GATGACCTTTTCACCGATCCGGTAGCACCGCCTCCTGATCTGGAACAGGAGAAGGAACCGCTGCCGGGCACCTCTCGCTCTCTGCTGGAATCGTTCGATCCGCATCATCCGCACGGTGTGGACAACGATGGATTCGGTGACGAAGGTTTCGGTGCCGAACCGGCAGCCGGACTGTTCGAGGGAgacatttttgaggacgctcggTTGGCACCGGAACCGGAACTGCCGGACGCACCGGCTCAAGTACAACGAGGAGAGGAAAATGATagtgacgatgatgacgacgatcaCTTCGATGCGGGCGGTGCGCCTTCGCCCGCTGCCAGTTCGGACGGTTCACGGCCACCGTCGCCAATCATGACGCAGCAGTTACTGGATGAGCTGGAGAAACCTGGAACCAGTCAAATTCAGGGTCCTACGAAGGCACCCATATATCATGATGCAGCAGCACTGGAAGCCCCAGCTACACCTGCATCCGATCCACATCACGATGAAGGTGACAGAAGAATGGACACCGCACCGGAACGGTCTGGTGAAATAGGGGCCATGGATGAAGAGGGTGACCATGCAGAGCAAACAACTCTATTACAAAACGAAGAGGAAAGTTTCGCACTAGCACCGGTGGATGCTTCCGCATTGAAAGGTGTAACAAAAAGTAAGCGGAAGCGAAAGCTGATTGTGGATGAGGTCAAAAACATCAGTGGGGAAGAAATGAAAAGTCAGCTTGCAAACACTTCGGACATAGTGACGACACTGGATCTGGCACCTCCAACGAAACGGTTGATGTACTGGAAGGAAACTGGTGGAGTGGAGAAATTATTTGCATTGCCTTCACGTGATATCCCAGCGCGGTGTCTGTTCAAAAATTATCAACGTCATTTGACCTCCCGATCGATAGGTATCGAAGATTTTACGGTTCTCGGTCCTTTGGATGTGTTGGGTGTCGAACAGCAGCAACCAGAACGACCGGAATCTCCGGTGGCTCAACGGCGCGGCAGGAAGCGGAAGCAACTGGAACTGCTGCCCCCAGAAACACCTGCCACGCCGATGATGCCAATGACACCAGCAACACCGGCTCACCTGGATCAGACATCTGTCGATCAGATGCGAGAAGCGATTGATATGCCACCACCAACACCAATCTCGATGGAGTTACGTGATCAAGAGATTTGTCCTGATATCAGTCAAAATTACCCGATGGATGGAAGCATGATGCCACCACCTGCTACTCCAGGCCTCAGTCATCTGGGCAGTCCAAATCTAGGAATGCACACACCGCAAATGATGCCACCTACACCGGGAATGCCAACAATCCCGATGACTCCGGGAGGGTTGGACCACGGTGGTTTAAGTCTGGCGGGTTTACCCCACGGAGGTTTAACACCAAGCGACTTGCACCATGGTGGTATGACTCCGGTCGGTTTGCAGCATGGTGGAATGACACCAGTCGGACTGCAGCACGGTGGCATGACTCCTGCCGGGTTACAACATGGAGAAATGACTCCTGGCGTTCTGCAGCATGGTGGAATGACTCCTGCCGGATTGCAGCACGGTGGAATGACTCCTGCCGGATTGCAACACGGTGACTCCGGTCACGTTATGCCGGACCTGCCAGGAGCGATGACACCGCATGGGTTGGATCATGGTGGAATGACTCCACATCATGCCAGCTTGGAGAGTATCGATCAGATTCCAAATCTTCCAGCCGATCAGGTTTCATCGATTTTGAACGAACCAGGAATGGAGAACTTCTCCAACATGGGTTACGAGGCTCATTCGCATTCGCCTGCACGGGGTGTCCTTGCCGATGACGTACACAACGAATGGAACCAAGATTATGAGTTCCCTAATTCGGTGGGAGCG CAACAAGCCAGCGAAGAGCAGCAAATCGACGAAACGATTGAACAGTTCGAAGAACGTGTATTGAACAAGCGTGCTGCACAGCTGTTTCTTTCGGTTCGCACTCGACTACTCAAGTCCGACAATATGGTTCTGTCAGATATGACACAtcgaaacaacaaaaaacag GCGGCTCAAAAATTCTACTCCCTGCTTGTGTTGAAAAAGTTCAAAGCCCTGGAAATCTCGCAACCTAAACCGTACGATGATATTCTTATCAGTCGAGGTCCAATGTTCGATAATCCCAAGTTATAA
- the LOC131437919 gene encoding double-strand-break repair protein rad21 homolog isoform X1, which produces MFYAHIVLAKKGPLARIWLAAHWDKKITKAHVFETNIEQSVDGIMQPKVKLALRTSGHLLLGVVRIYARKAKYLLADCNEAFVKIKMAFRPGMVDLPEEHREAAVNAITLPEVFHDFDTPLPELNDVDIEAHFSINQSRADEITMREDYGTLPMNIHDDGFGDMGFDDTPDIVRERIEEPMEEVEDAPEASLVDADMITGESKLATELVSSGTDSSGKEKPDKKGLRARAKSLYEELSEQPPQDTRWNEYLDDLFTDPVAPPPDLEQEKEPLPGTSRSLLESFDPHHPHGVDNDGFGDEGFGAEPAAGLFEGDIFEDARLAPEPELPDAPAQVQRGEENDSDDDDDDHFDAGGAPSPAASSDGSRPPSPIMTQQLLDELEKPGTSQIQGPTKAPIYHDAAALEAPATPASDPHHDEGDRRMDTAPERSGEIGAMDEEGDHAEQTTLLQNEEESFALAPVDASALKGVTKSKRKRKLIVDEVKNISGEEMKSQLANTSDIVTTLDLAPPTKRLMYWKETGGVEKLFALPSRDIPARCLFKNYQRHLTSRSIGIEDFTVLGPLDVLGVEQQQPERPESPVAQRRGRKRKQLELLPPETPATPMMPMTPATPAHLDQTSVDQMREAIDMPPPTPISMELRDQEICPDISQNYPMDGSMMPPPATPGLSHLGSPNLGMHTPQMMPPTPGMPTIPMTPGGLDHGGLSLAGLPHGGLTPSDLHHGGMTPVGLQHGGMTPVGLQHGGMTPAGLQHGEMTPGVLQHGGMTPAGLQHGGMTPAGLQHGDSGHVMPDLPGAMTPHGLDHGGMTPHHASLESIDQIPNLPADQVSSILNEPGMENFSNMGYEAHSHSPARGVLADDVHNEWNQDYEFPNSVGAQQASEEQQIDETIEQFEERVLNKRAAQLFLSVRTRLLKSDNMVLSDMTHRNNKKQAAQKFYSLLVLKKFKALEISQPKPYDDILISRGPMFDNPKL; this is translated from the exons ATGTTTTACGCTCACATTGTGCTGGCCAAGAAGGGCCCTCTGGCCCGGATCTGGTTGGCTGCCCATTGGGACAAAAAAATTACCAAGGCTCATGTGTTCGAGACTAACATCGAACAGTCGGTGGATGGTATCATGCAGCCAAAGGTGAAATTGGCTCTGCGAACATCTGGCCATTTATTGCTCGGTGTTGTCCGGATATACGCCCGAAAGGCCAAATATCTGCTAGCCGATTGTAATGAAGCTTTCGTCAAGATTAAG ATGGCTTTCCGACCTGGAATGGTTGATCTGCCGGAAGAGCATCGGGAGGCGGCTGTCAATGCCATTACGTTGCCGGAAGTTTTTCATGACTTTGATACGCCGCTTCCCGAGTTGAATGACGTTGACATCGAGGCTCACTTTTCCATCAACCAATCCCGTGCCGATGAAATCACGATGCGCGAAGACTACGGCACCTTACCGATGAACATTCACGACGATGGCTTCGGCGATATGGGATTCGACGACACACCGGATATTGTCCGTGAACGAATTGAGGAGCCGATGGAG GAAGTGGAAGACGCACCGGAGGCGTCGCTGGTGGACGCGGATATGATAACGGGTGAAAGTAAGCTGGCAACAGAGCTTGTAAGCAGCGGAACGGACAGTTCCGGCAAGGAAAAACCGGACAAGAAGGGCCTTCGAGCCCGCGCTAAAAGTCTGTACGAAGAGCTAAGCGAACAACCGCCCCAGGATACCCGATGGAACGAGTATCTT GATGACCTTTTCACCGATCCGGTAGCACCGCCTCCTGATCTGGAACAGGAGAAGGAACCGCTGCCGGGCACCTCTCGCTCTCTGCTGGAATCGTTCGATCCGCATCATCCGCACGGTGTGGACAACGATGGATTCGGTGACGAAGGTTTCGGTGCCGAACCGGCAGCCGGACTGTTCGAGGGAgacatttttgaggacgctcggTTGGCACCGGAACCGGAACTGCCGGACGCACCGGCTCAAGTACAACGAGGAGAGGAAAATGATagtgacgatgatgacgacgatcaCTTCGATGCGGGCGGTGCGCCTTCGCCCGCTGCCAGTTCGGACGGTTCACGGCCACCGTCGCCAATCATGACGCAGCAGTTACTGGATGAGCTGGAGAAACCTGGAACCAGTCAAATTCAGGGTCCTACGAAGGCACCCATATATCATGATGCAGCAGCACTGGAAGCCCCAGCTACACCTGCATCCGATCCACATCACGATGAAGGTGACAGAAGAATGGACACCGCACCGGAACGGTCTGGTGAAATAGGGGCCATGGATGAAGAGGGTGACCATGCAGAGCAAACAACTCTATTACAAAACGAAGAGGAAAGTTTCGCACTAGCACCGGTGGATGCTTCCGCATTGAAAGGTGTAACAAAAAGTAAGCGGAAGCGAAAGCTGATTGTGGATGAGGTCAAAAACATCAGTGGGGAAGAAATGAAAAGTCAGCTTGCAAACACTTCGGACATAGTGACGACACTGGATCTGGCACCTCCAACGAAACGGTTGATGTACTGGAAGGAAACTGGTGGAGTGGAGAAATTATTTGCATTGCCTTCACGTGATATCCCAGCGCGGTGTCTGTTCAAAAATTATCAACGTCATTTGACCTCCCGATCGATAGGTATCGAAGATTTTACGGTTCTCGGTCCTTTGGATGTGTTGGGTGTCGAACAGCAGCAACCAGAACGACCGGAATCTCCGGTGGCTCAACGGCGCGGCAGGAAGCGGAAGCAACTGGAACTGCTGCCCCCAGAAACACCTGCCACGCCGATGATGCCAATGACACCAGCAACACCGGCTCACCTGGATCAGACATCTGTCGATCAGATGCGAGAAGCGATTGATATGCCACCACCAACACCAATCTCGATGGAGTTACGTGATCAAGAGATTTGTCCTGATATCAGTCAAAATTACCCGATGGATGGAAGCATGATGCCACCACCTGCTACTCCAGGCCTCAGTCATCTGGGCAGTCCAAATCTAGGAATGCACACACCGCAAATGATGCCACCTACACCGGGAATGCCAACAATCCCGATGACTCCGGGAGGGTTGGACCACGGTGGTTTAAGTCTGGCGGGTTTACCCCACGGAGGTTTAACACCAAGCGACTTGCACCATGGTGGTATGACTCCGGTCGGTTTGCAGCATGGTGGAATGACACCAGTCGGACTGCAGCACGGTGGCATGACTCCTGCCGGGTTACAACATGGAGAAATGACTCCTGGCGTTCTGCAGCATGGTGGAATGACTCCTGCCGGATTGCAGCACGGTGGAATGACTCCTGCCGGATTGCAACACGGTGACTCCGGTCACGTTATGCCGGACCTGCCAGGAGCGATGACACCGCATGGGTTGGATCATGGTGGAATGACTCCACATCATGCCAGCTTGGAGAGTATCGATCAGATTCCAAATCTTCCAGCCGATCAGGTTTCATCGATTTTGAACGAACCAGGAATGGAGAACTTCTCCAACATGGGTTACGAGGCTCATTCGCATTCGCCTGCACGGGGTGTCCTTGCCGATGACGTACACAACGAATGGAACCAAGATTATGAGTTCCCTAATTCGGTGGGAGCG CAACAAGCCAGCGAAGAGCAGCAAATCGACGAAACGATTGAACAGTTCGAAGAACGTGTATTGAACAAGCGTGCTGCACAGCTGTTTCTTTCGGTTCGCACTCGACTACTCAAGTCCGACAATATGGTTCTGTCAGATATGACACAtcgaaacaacaaaaaacag GCGGCTCAAAAATTCTACTCCCTGCTTGTGTTGAAAAAGTTCAAAGCCCTGGAAATCTCGCAACCTAAACCGTACGATGATATTCTTATCAGTCGAGGTCCAATGTTCGATAATCCCAAGTTATAA